The Tachypleus tridentatus isolate NWPU-2018 chromosome 5, ASM421037v1, whole genome shotgun sequence genome includes a window with the following:
- the LOC143250766 gene encoding uncharacterized protein LOC143250766 isoform X2 yields MGTWIILACSIAAVTALPRYKRRAYELPAGADLLVGNIQTTFSCPGDGYYADVDNDCKVYHLCHTVTHANAKSEVQQWSFMCGNLTVFNQLTLTCSSPEDVPPCSKDVLNLNDNIGLEDNLTEQGTEKTGPLLGGRLPLINRKFEIELPVAAALPPDIRIIAFNPIELVTKKAPEGVEAPSDVTQEKRVKSGR; encoded by the exons ATGGGAACGTGGATCATCCTGG CATGCAGTATAGCAGCTGTGACCGCCTTACCTCGG TACAAGCGGCGAGCATACGAACTTCCAGCTGGAGCCGATTTACTTGTTGGAAACATTCAAACTACGTTTTCGTGCCCTGGAGATGGCTATTATGCTGACGTGGACAACGACTGTAAGGTATACCACCTTTGTCACACAGTCACTCATGCTAATGCTAAATCAGAGGTACAACAGTGGAGTTTCATGTGTGGGAATCTAACAGTTTTTAACCAGTTAACCTTAACCTGCAGTTCTCCAGAGGATGTTCCACCGTGTAGTAAAGATGTTTTGAACCTTAATGATAACATTGGTCTTGAAGACAATCTGACAGAACAAGGTACAGAAAAAACAGGTCCGTTACTAGGAGGAAGACTTCCTCTGATCAACAGGAAGTTTGAAATAGAACTTCCTGTTGCAGCTGCTCTTCCTCCAGATATACGTATTATTGCGTTTAATCCAATTGAACTAGTTACGAAGAAAGCACCGGAAGGCGTAGAAGCACCATCGGATGTGACGCAAGAGAAAAGGGTGAAGAGCGGTAGATAG
- the LOC143250766 gene encoding uncharacterized protein LOC143250766 isoform X1, with protein sequence MGTWIILVACSIAAVTALPRYKRRAYELPAGADLLVGNIQTTFSCPGDGYYADVDNDCKVYHLCHTVTHANAKSEVQQWSFMCGNLTVFNQLTLTCSSPEDVPPCSKDVLNLNDNIGLEDNLTEQGTEKTGPLLGGRLPLINRKFEIELPVAAALPPDIRIIAFNPIELVTKKAPEGVEAPSDVTQEKRVKSGR encoded by the exons ATGGGAACGTGGATCATCCTGG TAGCATGCAGTATAGCAGCTGTGACCGCCTTACCTCGG TACAAGCGGCGAGCATACGAACTTCCAGCTGGAGCCGATTTACTTGTTGGAAACATTCAAACTACGTTTTCGTGCCCTGGAGATGGCTATTATGCTGACGTGGACAACGACTGTAAGGTATACCACCTTTGTCACACAGTCACTCATGCTAATGCTAAATCAGAGGTACAACAGTGGAGTTTCATGTGTGGGAATCTAACAGTTTTTAACCAGTTAACCTTAACCTGCAGTTCTCCAGAGGATGTTCCACCGTGTAGTAAAGATGTTTTGAACCTTAATGATAACATTGGTCTTGAAGACAATCTGACAGAACAAGGTACAGAAAAAACAGGTCCGTTACTAGGAGGAAGACTTCCTCTGATCAACAGGAAGTTTGAAATAGAACTTCCTGTTGCAGCTGCTCTTCCTCCAGATATACGTATTATTGCGTTTAATCCAATTGAACTAGTTACGAAGAAAGCACCGGAAGGCGTAGAAGCACCATCGGATGTGACGCAAGAGAAAAGGGTGAAGAGCGGTAGATAG